Below is a genomic region from Phycobacter azelaicus.
TTCTTGTTGCCGATCCGGGCGCCATAGGGTGGGTTCACTATGACGAGACCCGGCGCACCCTCGGGCGGCTGCAGATCGCTGACGGCCGCCTGCGCGAACGATGTACAGCCATCAACACCAGCGCGCGCGGCATTGGCCGCCGCCATCTCGACCGCGCCAGCGTTGCGGTCCGAACCGAAGAAGGTCAGTGACGTCTCCTTCTCTTCGCAGGTGCTTCGTATTTGCTCCCAGGCCGCGGCATCGAAGCTCGCCAGCCGCTCGAATGCAAAGGCGCGGCTGCGCCCCGGCGCCAGCCCACGCGCGATCTCAGCCGCCTCGATTACGAAGGTGCCAGAGCCGCACATCGGGTCCACCACGGCCTCGGATCCCTCAAATCCACACTCCCGCAAGAAAAGAGCCGCCAGCGTTTCTCGCATCGGAGCCTTTCCCACCGCGGCTTTATGACCGCGCTTGTGAAGCCCCTCACCGGAAGTATCCACGCTGAAAACGCATAGATTGTCGTCGATCCGGCATTTCAGCGTGACGCTCCCCCTGCTTTGCGCCTCTGGGGCATTGGGTGGCACGATTTCGACCCCCAGTTCCTCGGACAGTGCCCGTTCAATCCGCTGGGCCGCAGCCCCTGCATGGTAGATCTTTGACCTCTTGTTGGTCGCCACTTCGACGCGTACGGGGATATCGGCCCGCAGCACATCTGCCCAAGGGAACTTTCGGGCGCGTTTATCAAGCTGCGCCAAGTGAAAAGCGCGAAATTCCCCGATCCGGGCCAACACCCGCGCCGCGCCGCGCAGAGACAGATTGGCGCGCCAGACGTCGCTCCATCCTCCTTGCACGACAACACCTCCCGGAACGGCTTTTGGTTCCATGAAACCCTGCTCGCGCACCTCGGCAAGCAGCGCTTGTTCGAGACCTGGCGCGACGGTGAGGAAGATTTCGAATGTAGCAGCATGTGTCATGGCACCGTCCATAGCGGCAAAGACGCAGCGCCGCGACGAAAAAACTGAGCTAGACCAACTTGAGTTCAGCCGGAGGTCAGGCCCGAACGGGCACGCGCAAATTTGCCGCAAAGACCGGCACCGGCTCTGCATATCCTTTCAGCGAAACCGCCGGCAGCGGTTCGAACCGGAAACGACCGGAAATGGAAGCCGCGTTCTGCGACGCCTCATCTACCAGCACCTGATCCGAGGCCGCTTTTGAGCAAAGACGGGCCGACAGGTTGACGGTGGAGCCGAGAACCGTGAAATCCATTCGGTCCCGCGCGCCGGTTGCGCCCATGACGACCTCGCCCGAGGCCACGCCAATGCCAACATGCAGGTTGTATTCGGGATAGACACTGAGCAGTTTTTGAAGGTCTGCGATGATCTCGACAGAGGCGGCAACGGCGCGTTCCTCCATCCGCTCCCCTTCGAAGACGGCAACCAGCGCATCCCCAATAAATTTGTCCACATCGCCCCCGTATTTGTTGACCAGCCCCGCCTGCACGTCAAAGTAGCGGTTCAGTACCTCGACCACGGTTTCCGGCGGCACGCTTTCGGAAAAGGAGGTATAGCCGCGAATGTCGGTGAAGATGACCGAAACACGCCGCCGCTCACCGCCGCGCCGCATTCCACTGTCCTCGGCCTTCCGAATGGCGGACATGGTGCTGTGAGAGACAAACTTCATCAGTTCTAGACGCTCGGCCAGATGGGCGATCATCTGGTCCACCTCCCGCGCCAGCTGCCCGATCTCATCACGGCTCCTCACACCTCTGACCCGAACGGCAAAATCCCCCTGCCCCACCTTTTGCGCGACGGCGCCGATTTTCAGAATGGGTCCGGTCAGGCCTTGCGACATGAAGAACGCTCCCATGGCGGCCAGCACTAGCCCGACCAGCCCCACTTTGGCGATCTGCCATGTCAGTGCATTCACCACTGCGTAGGCATTGTCTTCGCTGAGTTCGGTGATCACCGCCCAGGGAAAGTGCGAGGGAAAGGCATAGGCGCCAAGAACTGCCTCGCCATCCGGGCGCACATAGGGTTGCAGGGCATCGGCCCGCGCTCCCGCCACGATCAACGGCATGGCGCTGGCGACGATCTGTCGGTCCGCAATGACCCGGGGCTGATCGGTTAGCACCAACCGTCCGGCGTGATCAACAATGGCAATCACACCGCGCTGCGCAAAGGGATGTGAGGCCACCATCTGTGCCAGAAGGTCGAGATCGATCTTGGCGGCCATGGTCACCTCCCGCCCCGCGATATAGGTGTTGAGCGGCAATACAAGCGTAGCCATCCAGGTGTCGATTTCAGGCATATAGCTGATCACCGGCCTGCCGAACTGACCTGTTCCAGAAATAGAGGTGATCAGATCCGCGGGTGTCGAAAGCACCTCAACAGGGTCGAGGCCAGCAGCGATCACCCTGCCGCTGTACTTGGAATTTGTGACAAGGATTGGCAGGTCAGACCCGGCAACAGAGAGCTGAAGCGCCGCCACTTGTGGCAGCTCCTGCAAGCCGAGCGTTAACAAGGATACCTTCTGCGCAATATCCAGATCGGGACTATCCACGCCGTTGCGTATTACCATCAAAGGGGTCAGCCAGCGCCCCTGAAACGTATTATCAAAGCTCGTGCGCAGTTCGGCGGCCACCGAGGTCAGATCTTCGTTTGCGGCACTCTTGAGCTCATCCCTTGTGAGGCGACTGATGTTCTGGGCCACGAGGATGAGCGGTCCCACTGCCAGCAGAACCGCAAAGAGAAAGAACTTGGCGCGCAGGGGAAAGCGAAGGCGCGTCATGGCCGCGCCACCGCGGTGATCTGCGCTGTATCGCGCGCAACGCCACAAGCAAGGCCGGTGGCATCACGCCCCTCGAGTGTCACGGTATAGTCTCCGGGGCTTGCGTACCGATGACGCGTCACAGCACCGCTTGCGCGCGCGCCGTCGCCAAAAGCCCAGGTCAGCCGCACACCCTGCCCTTCCGGATCCTGCACATCGGAGGCATCAAACGATACGACATCATGGGCAGCCCCCACCAGAACCTCTCGATCCGGTCCCGCCTCCACCAGCGGTGGTGCATTGATCAGGATCTGGGCCGTGTCCATCCCCGTATCACACTCGGAAGCGCCGCTATCATCGCGCACCGAAAGGGTTACGGTTCCTGCGCCGGGACTGTCAAAGGCACGCTCCACCTGTGCTCCTTCAAGCACCGTCCCATCGCTGAACGTCCAGATCCATTCAATAAGGTTCCCATCCAGATCGGCTGAGGCCCCAGCATCAAAACGCAGCATGTCTCCAGGGCAGGCAAGACGGTCCGGTCCAGCCATGGCAGTGGGGGCATCATTGACGCGCACATGGACCTCTTCGCGCCGCGTTGCGCCGATCAGATCCGAGCCATCCGTCAGCGTCAGCGACACCGGAAAACTGCCGGGTGTGTCGAACGCGTGGCTGACCTTGGCGCCATTGGCCACCGTGGTCCGATCAAAAAGCCAGCTGGCCGTTTCAGAGCTAGCCAGCGGGATTTGCCAGGTTATCGGCTCACCGGGGCAAACCGCTCTCTCCAGAGCAAGCCCTGCAAAGGGGCGCGGGTTCGCCGTGATCTGCTGCACTGCGACCGAAGTGCTATTGGAAACTCCCGCGTCATCCGTCACCTTCAGGCGCACCTTGTAGGTACCTGCCTCTTCATAACGATGAGAGGCAAGTACGCCATCGTTACTGCGCCCATCGCCGAAATCCCATTCAAAGCCTGTGATAGCTCCATCAGAGTCCGCACTGCCCCCTGCATCCAGGCGAAAGTCTTCACCTACAGAGACCTGCAACGGCGCCTCAAAAACAGCCATGGGCGGCGCATTGATGGTGATCTCGCGCGTTGTCATCAGGACATCACAACCTTTTGTGCCTCCCTCCAATGCGAGGGTCAGCACCACCGGATAGCGCCCCGCTTTGGCAAAACGGTGCGAGACCTCGGCGCCCGTTGCGGTGGTGCCATCTCCAAAATCCCAGGTCAGCGCTGTAACGCTTTCCTCTGCGAGGTTGCGGATCTCAGCAGCAAAGCTCAGCTGTTCGTTCACCCCCCCACGATCTGGCGCCAAGATCACCGGCTCGGGCGCGGCGACGACAATTACCTCGGCCGTATCGGTATCAAGCGGGCTGCAGCTGTTTCTGGCATCACCAGAGATCGTGAGGGTCACCGTGTAAGTCCCAGGACTTGTGAATCGGTATTCGGGCGTAGCGCCGCTGCCGCTTCCGCCGTCGCCGAAGGTCCAGGCAAAGGCATTCACGGCCCCGTCCGCATCGGTCGACTGCGTGCCGTCAAAACGCACCGGCTGGTTGGTGCAAACGGTTCTGTCTGGCCCGGCTGCGGCAATAGGCCCCTCCCGCACCACAGCTGCGATCCGGTCCACCGCGCTGCCGTATGTGCTCCCAGTTTCATTGCGCACGGTCAGAGTAACAGGATAGACGCCCGGGTTTTCATAGGTTTTGCTTGGATTTATCAAATCCGAAGTATCCCCGTCCCCAAAATCCCAGGCATAAAGCAACAGCCCGCCATCCGGGTCGCGGCTGCCTGAGGCGTCAAACAGGATCGGTTCTCCCGAGCAGACCTCACGGTTGCCGCCCGCATTTGCAAGCGGTCTTGCGCGGATGGTAACGCGCGTTGCAGAAACAGAGCGCGCATTGTTAAGCCCTGTTCCATCGTCCACCCATAGCGTAACCGGATAGACGCCCGGTCCGGGAAAGACATGGGTGACTTGCTCGCCCTTTCGACGGGGGGTATCGTCACCAAAATCCCATTCATACATCAAGGCGTCGCCATCCCCGTCGCTTGAGGCGCCGCCATCAAAGGTGACATATGTCTGCTCGGTCTCGATTTCTGGGCCTGCATCAGCGATAGGGGGATGATTGACCCGAACAGTCAGGCCGTCGACCGCAGTGCTGTTGGCCACACCGGCTTCATCCGTGACCACCAGTTGAACCGACCAAACGCCCGGCGCGACATAGGCGCGCTCCACTTGGGCGGCGTCAAGTGGGCTTCCCAGATCGTCGAACTCCCAGCGGTAGGATGCCAGTCCACCATCCCTGTCAAAGCTTTGCCGGGCATCGAACGCAACGGTTGCCCCCGGCGCCACCAGCCTGTCTGGCCCGGCAATGGCCACGGGTGGCGCATTTACCGTAATCAGAACCTCGCTATCATCGCGTGCGGGCTGCGCGGCAAAATCGTCTTCGATGCTGAGGCGCACCGCATAAAGGCCCGGTTCATCGAAAACATGCGCCACGCGCTCCCCGTCCTTCACGCTGCCATCCGGGAACTGCCAACGATAGCGGGCTACCTGTCCGTCCGGATCGACCGAGGCACGGCCCGACAGGACGACCTCATCTCCGGGAGCCACGGTTTGCGGCGGACCCGCGTCGGCGATCGGCGCAGCATTTATGATGACCCGCATGGTGTCCCGGTCGGTGTTGCGCGGGGCCGTGCTGTCATCGCGCACCTTCAGCGCAACGTCATAAACACCGGCCCGTTTATAAGCGTGGCGGGGCATTGGCCCCTGCCCCGTGCTACCGTCGCCAAAATCCCACAGCCATTCGATCACCTCACCATCGGAATCCACCGACGCCGTGCCATCAAAGGCAACCTCGCTAGCCGTCACAAACTGGTCCGGCCCGGCATTTGCCACCGGTGCCGCATCCACCCGCACCACACGGGTCAGCGATTGCAAGGCAGAGGCCGTCCCACTGTCATCCTCGACCAGCAGCGTGACCTCATAGGTTCCGGGCTCAGACCAAGCATAGCTGGCAGTCACACCTTCGCCCATCGTCCCATCACCGAAATCCCAGATGAAGGACAGGATCTGCCCATCCTCATCTGTACTTTGAACTGCGTCAAACCGGGCAACTTCGGAAACCGATATCGGCCGATCAGGTATCGTGAAACGGGGCTCCGGCGGCATGTTCACATCGACACGCAGTGCGTCTGTCGCGATTTGATTTGAAGCGCCACTGTCATCCGTCACGCGCAGCGAGACACGAAAGGAACCCGAACGGTCATAGACATGGCTAACTTCGGCTCCTTCCAGAACCGTACCGTCGCCCATATCCCAGGAATACCGAGTGATGTCACCGTCGACGTCATAGCTGGCCGCCGCAGAGAACCGTAAAGCCTGCCCAATTGTGCTGATCTGATCACCGCCTGCCTCGGCGACAGGGCCGGCATTGACGAACACCAGCCGTGTTGCGACACCGAAGTTGCAGGGATGCTCCATGTCATCTGCCACCCGCAAGACCGCTCGGTAGGTGCCCGGTCGGTCGTAGACATGAGACACCTTGGCGCCCTCGGCTGATGTTCCGTCACCAAGGCTCCAGCGGTGTCGAACAATCGGACTGTCCGAGGGTTGCGAAGCGCTACCGTCAAAGCTCACGGTCTCGCCGGGAGCAACAAGAATGTCGTCCCCCGGAACCGCGACAGGCGCATTGCGCACGTGTACGGGCAAATCAAGGCTTGTACCGCGGCCTGGACGCGCTCCAGGCTCCAACACCCTCAGGCGTGCAGTGTAGCGCCCCGGTTCCTTGTAGCGATGGACGGCAGCAGCATTGTATGCCATGGCACCATCGCCAAAATCCCACATAAATGAAAGCGGCACGCGCCCCTCCGACAGACTGGCGTCAAATCCGACTGCGCGACAATCCGCAAGCGGGCTCGCGCTTGCCACCGCAACAGGTCTGCGAGGAACAAGCGAAATCCGCGGCGGCATGCCAAGTCGCAGCGGTGCGCCGCTATCGTCGAAGACAGCCAGTGTGACGTCATTTGGCAGCTCAAATCCCCCCGAGAGAGCCAGCGCCATCTGTTCGCCATCGCCCGCATAGCGCGGCTTGATCCTGTCAGATACCCAGACGTCCTGTCCCGAGATCCGGACGCTCTGGTCTTCATACTGCGTGACCAGCTTCAGATCCCCATTGGCCCCATCAAAGCTCTGTACCGTCAGCGGGCCAGCATCGGGCGCAGCCGCGAACCACAACTCGGTTGGGGGGCTGTTTCCGGGCCAGCGCACGGTTGGCCGGTAGGAAAACATCTCTAGCCCCTCAGGTGCGATGTTGCGATCACGCGCAAGGCTCAAGGCCAGTGAGAACCCATTGCCGTCATTCCCCCCGGAACCGATCACGTCGAGGCGAAAGTAGGCCCGCCCGTCAATGATTTCGCCCTGACGGGCCTGCACGGCCGTCAGCGTCACCCAGCGGCCATCTGTGGATCGATCATTTCCAAATTCTCTTTCGCGCAGCAACCGCCCCGGCGGGACCGGGGTCTCTTTGACCAGTCCCCGCGTGACCCGCGCTCCATCTTCAACCAAAGCAGGCAGGTCCACCTCCGAATAGCTACCTGCTCCACCAAACAGGCGAAAAGCGGTCACGCTGTCGGCTGTACCACCGTAGGAAAAATCACCTTCCCCGAAAGTTTCGGGATCGAGAAGGCGCAAAAAGAGCCGATCCGCCTGGTCGCTGGGAACGCTAAAGAAGATCCGCTCCCTGTTGTCGACATCGCCCTCGCGGCTTGGGGCCGCCTTCCCGTAGACCACGATCAATGCCTGTTGCGCGCTGCCCCCCTGCGCCTCAACCGCACCAGCGCAAGCCAAGCCCCAAAGGCCAAGCCCCACCAAAGCAGACCAAAACGTTCTGCGACTCTTCACAGTCATATCACGGTCCTTTGTCTTTCAGTCCCCATCAGCGGAAAGCCGCATTTCCCACGTAGTCCTCAATCATGACTTCCACCAAAAGCAGATCACCCGGCTCAGGAGGCAAAATCCCCCGGCACATTTCAGCCAAGGTTTCACATCGCAAATACCCCGAGACTTCACGACCACCGACTTCGATCACAAAAGGGGCAGCCTGCCTCAGCCCGGATTCGTCCCGCGCCTGTACCTCGATTGCGATTGCCCCGCTGGCGCCGTCAGGGCGTGTCACCTCCACACCAAGGACTTCAGGTGGGTCTGTGTCAAAAACTGTGTTGAGCTGTTTGACGGCCACGTTGCCAACCGCGTCCACGGCCAGCAGCTCGATCTTGTTGCGTCCGGCCACAAGCTGAACATCATAGGCAAAGCGCTCTGCGTTCAGTGGTATCTCATCACCGTTGACCAACAGAGACACCGCATCACCGACATGACCCTCGAGCCGCAAGATGTCTTCGCCGACCGCGAGCGGGACCGGTGCATCCAAGATAATCTCCGGCGGGGTCCGATCCCGGAGCGCCGCAAAAGTCAGCTGTCCTTCCGCGGCTCCGTCAGGCGAAAGCACTTCGACCCTATAGTCCAGCGCAGGGTCAGATGCCGGAACCGAGAACGACAGGGCGCCACCCTCAAGAACCCTTGTCCGCAAGACCTCCTGGTCCTGCCCGCCCAGAATAAGCACCTCCGCCCCTGGCGATGCATTCGTTGTCGCACTGACCGACACGTCTTTCGCACGGGTGGCGAGCGCACCGCCAATACGCGGCAAATCGGCATCCAAAGCGATGGTGACAGCCACAGTCGGTCTGTAGAAGACAGTGACCTCCCGCGTGGTGCGGTTTCCTGCAGGATCAACGGCTGTGACGGAAAGAACCGCCTTTCCCGGCTCCAATGATAACCGTTTTTCGAACGTGCCGTCGCTGGACGCTTCGAGCGGCTCACCGTTCAGAAGAAGGCGCGTATTGGCCTCTGTTGCGCCCAGCACCAGCACATCGGGCTTTGACAGGACAGCCTGCTGTGACGGCGCGAGCAGGGCCAGATAGGGCGGCACATTGTCCTCACGAATTGAAAACCCCCGTGGCGTGCTCCAAGCGCCGGGCAAGCCGAGTTGATCCAACGCGGCCACGCGCCAGAAGTACCGGTCAGGAGGCAACTCGGCGGCATAGCCAGGCTCGCTCACGCCCCATTGCGACAGCTTCATGACGTTGAAGGCCGGATCGCTGGCCACCTCAAGCCAATAGGCCTTGGCATCGGGGAAAGGCTCCCACCGGAGCGAGACAGCCTCGGTGTAGAGGGTTTCTCCCTGCAAAGGCGCGCGTAAAACAGGTCCGCTCAGAACAGGTGCACGCGCTGCCTTTCCGTCCGCGATGACCACACCCTCGTTCTTTCCAACCACGATGCGGTCCGTGCCTTGAGCGATCTCAAGATCGGTGCTGTCGTAATTCACGAAGCGTGCGCCGCTGTCGTCGTTCTTGATCCAGAAATCGGCCGAATTGGTCCGGGTCCGCAGCCCGGGAACATCGATTTCGAATGTGGTCTTCTCGGTGAGTTGGTTGAGAAGGGCGTAGAAATCCCCGTTTGCAAGGGTCACCTTGGTCACTTCGCCGCCCGTCAAAGGATCCGAGCGCATGCGCTGTATCGTTGCGTTGGAATTGGGATTGAGACGCAGGCGACTGAGGTCACGAAAGGTGATCTGCGTGGTACTGGCTGAAAGCGTGCGCACGCGCTCGAACTCGACGAGGATGTCGTCCAACTGCCGCCCTGACCAGGCCGGCTCCGTGGGCGCCCGACCTTCTACCTTGCCCTGCACATCAGACACGATAGCCTCAGCGGCCCGGTCTCGCTGGGCGATGGAGAGTTCAAGCGCGGCCCCGGCAAATTCGGTGGCCAGATCGGCAAGGCTTACAACCTGGCGCCAGGCTCCGGCACTGCGCTGACCGACCGCTAGATCACGGTTTTCAATGGCCTGTCCGATCTCGACCGGCGCAAAGATGCCTGCACCCTCGGCATTGGCCGATTGAATTGCCGTCAAGGACGTCCGAAGCGCTGCGTCCGCCGCACGCACCTGCCCTACGGGCAGCAGCAAGCGCATCCCGGGCCGCAGATCCACGGGCGAAGCGATGTTGTTCAACGCCAGTACGGTCGGCCAAAGATTCGGATCGTTGAGATGCATGTCGACCACGGTACGAATGGTATCACCGGGCCGGAATTCGACCGGCACGAGTGGCACATCCAGCGGGTCATTCTGCGACAGGGCAGGGCCAGAGACCGGCAACGATACCAACAACACAGAACCCAAAACCCGCAGCGCTGAGACCAACAGGTGCTTTGCCGTTCTTGTTGTAAATCGCCTCGGCATAAACAAATCCGTTCAATCAAACGAGGCTGGCACACGCGGGACCTGACGTGACCAACGTCGCAGTCGTAGTCGTATTGCTCCAATTACGCCCCAGAATCTCTCAGTTTCAAAGGAAATAATTAAACCTGCCTGCGCATGGCCCCGGCCCGTGGCGCGTGACGAGCTGCCCAAATCGTGCCTATTGCACTTGTTTCGAACGCCAAGATCCCAAACCTGATTGCAGAGCCAGTAAAGGCAGGTCTTGCCGGCAGAACCGGGTTTGTGGCGGGTACTGTGGCCCGGGGTATGAGCAGATCTGTGACCCGCTCTGCCTTTCGCGGCAAAGCCAAGCAATGCTGCCCAGCCACGGGTACAGTTCTCCACGGCTCGCCTGGCACACCACCTTTACGCCGCAACGCAGCGCGATAAATTCTGCATCAGCAGCATCCCAATCCATCAAAGCGACATTATTATTTTGACTTATTATCAGGTACTTAAATCATTACTAATTTTTTAGTTTGACAAGATGCCGCGCCCTGTGAAACGTCTGATGCAGTCAGGTGCATTGAACGCACAACTGACAATAATGACTTTAGGGAGGAGAAAGATGCGCAGGTATCTTTTGTCCGCAGCAGCGGTTTGCGCCGTGGTTGCGGGACAGGCAGCCTATGCCGATGAGGCCGCTGCCAAGAAATGGATCAATGAGGAATTCCAGCCCTCGGCTTTGACCAAAGACGAACAGCTGTCGGAAATGCAGTGGTTCATTCAGGCAGCCGAGCCCTACAAGGGTATGGAGATCAACGTGCTGTCCGAGGGCATCCCCACGCACAGCTATGAATCCGAAGTGCTGACCAAGGCCTTTGAGGAGATCACCGGGATCAAGGTGAATCACCAGATCCTCGGCGAAGGTGAGGTTGTGCAGGCGGTTCAGACCCAGATGCAGACCAAGCGGAACCTCTATGACGCCTATGTCAACGATTCCGACCTGATCGGCACCCACTCGCGCCTACAGCTGGCCTACAACTTGACCGACATGATGGCGGGCGATTTTGCCAGCGTGACAAACCCGGGCCTGGATCTGGCTGACTTCATGGGCACCCAGTTCACCACGGGTCCCGATGGAGACCTCTATCAGCTGCCTGACCAGCAGTTCGCGAACCTCTACTGGTTCCGCAAGGACTGGTTCGACCGCGAAGACCTGCAAGCGGCCTTCAAGGCGAAGTACGGCTATGATCTGGGTGTGCCGGTCAACTGGTCCGCCTATGAGGACATCGCCGAGTTCTTCTCGGAAGACGTGAAAAACATCGATGGCGTCGATATCTATGGCCACATGGACTACGGCAAGCGCGCACCCGACCTTGGCTGGCGCATGACCGATGCCTGGCTGTCGATGGCGGGTGCCGGCTCCAAGGGTGAGCCGAACGGTGTCCCGATCGACGAATGGGGCATCCGCATGGAAGCGGGCAGCTGTAACCCGGCTGGCGCAAGCGTCACCCGTGGTGGTGCAGCAAACGGCCCGGCGGCGGTCTATGCGATCCGCAAGTGGGACGAATGGCTGCGCAAATATGCGCCTCCCGGTGCGGCGTCTTATGACTTCTACCAGTCCCTGCCCGCCCTGGCGCAAGGCAACGTCGCCCAGCAGATCTTCTGGTACACCGCCTTTACCGCCGACATGGTAAAGCCGAAATCCGAAGGCAACAACACCGTCGATGAAAGCGGCACCCCGCTGTGGCGCATGGCGCCTTCGCCGCATGGTCCTTACTGGGAAGAAGGCCAGAAGGTGGGCTATCAGGACGTTGGCTCCTGGACCTTCCTCAAGTCCACGCCGCTGGACCGCGCACAGGCTGCATGGCTCTATGCGCAGTTCGTGGTCTCCAAGACCGTGGACGTGAAGAAATCCCATGTGGGTCTCACCTTCATCCGCGACAGCTCGGTCAACCACGAGAGCTTTACCGAGCGTGCGCCGAAGCTGGGTGGCCTGGTGGAATTCTACCGCTCGCCCGACCGCGTGGCATGGTCGCCCACCGGCGTGAACGTGCCGGATTATCCGAAGCTGGCGCAAATCTGGTGGCAGCAGATCGGCGACGTGAACTCCGGCGCCTTCACCCCGCAGGAAGCCATGGATCGCCTCGCCGAGGAAATGGACATCACCATGGCCCGGATGCAGCGCGCAGACGAGCAGGCGAATGTCTACGGTGGCTGCGGCCCGCGTCTGAACGAGGAAAAGGACGCCGAGTGGTGGTTCGCCAATGGCGGCGCCAAGCCGAAGCTGGAGAACGAAAAGCCGCAAGGCCAGACCGTCAACTATGACGAACTGGTTGCCCGCTGGGCCAAGCAGTAAGGCTTTCCTCCTGCCGGGTTTGGGCGCGACACCCTGCACCTGACCCGGCGAGAAGCCCCGGAGCCTCCCCCGCGATGCTCCGGGGCCTTTACCACCACACACGACACCTCTGCCCTGCCCCTCAGCAGGGATGCAGCCGACACCGCCTTGCCGGGCGCCTCGCGGCTCACAATGCCGGAAAGTCAAATCAAGATGGCACTTGAACTTAGAAACGTGACCAAGCGCGTCGGCGCGATCGAGCACATCAAGGACACATCCCTGGTGCTGGACAGCGGTCACTTCAACGTCCTTCTGGGCGCTACTGGATCAGGTAAGACCTCGCTTATCAAGCTGATGGCAGGCCTTGATCCGATCGCCGACGGCACCGTCTGGATGGATGGGCAGGACGTCACCCGCCTCAGCACCCAGAAACGCAACATCAGCCTGGTGCATCAGTTTTTCATCAACTACCCGCACATGACGGTCTTCGACAACATCGCCTCCCCCCTGAAGGTCGCAGGCATGGCCAAGTCGGAAATCGAAGGCCGCGTAGAAGAAGCCGCCGATATCTTGCAGCTGCGCCCGATGCTGCACAGGCGTCCGCACGAACTGTCGGGTGGTCAGCAGCAGCGCACCGCCCTCGCCCGCGCCATCGCAAAGGAAAGCCGCGCGGTTTTCCTGGATGAGCCGCTTGCGAACCTCGATTACAAACTGCGCGAAGAGTTGCGCGACCAGCTTCCTGATCTCTTTGCAGGGCGCGGCGCGGTAGTGGTCTATGCAACTTCCGAACCGGAAGAGGCGCTGTTGCTGGGCGGCAAGACCGCCCTGATGCGCGATGGACGCGTGACCCAGTTCGGTGCAACGGCAGATATCTACCGTGATCCGGCCAATGTGGAGGCCGCACGGGTATTCTCGGACCCGCCCATCAATACCGCCGAAATACAGAAAGAAGGCAACATGGCCCACCTGACGCGGGATGTCTCCTGGGCACTCGATGGCGCGGCGGCGGATCTGCGCGATGGCACCTACACCATCGCCATTCGCCCCCATCACGTGCTGCCCTCTGCGGGCGCAGGCACTTCGGTGCGCATCGCGGGCCGCGTTCAGGTGACCGAACTTTCAGGATCAGAGAGCAGCGCGCATTTTGACCTCGGCCTGACCGGATCAAACGACAGCTGGGTCAGCCTTTCGGCGGGTGTTCATCCTTACGAGGTCGGTGAAATGCATGATTTCTATATGGATCCTTCGGCGGCCTATGTCTTTGCCCCCGATGGCTCCCGCGTGGCGTGAGGCAAAACATGGCCAAGATTACTCTCTCTAAGCTGCGTCACAGCTATCTTCCGAACCCGTCCTCAAACTCCGACTACGCGCTTAAGGAAATCGATCTCGATTGGTCCGATGGCGGCGCCTATGCGCTGCTTGGCCCCTCGGGCTGCGGCAAGTCCACTCTGCTCAACATCATTTCGG
It encodes:
- a CDS encoding THUMP domain-containing class I SAM-dependent RNA methyltransferase; the encoded protein is MTHAATFEIFLTVAPGLEQALLAEVREQGFMEPKAVPGGVVVQGGWSDVWRANLSLRGAARVLARIGEFRAFHLAQLDKRARKFPWADVLRADIPVRVEVATNKRSKIYHAGAAAQRIERALSEELGVEIVPPNAPEAQSRGSVTLKCRIDDNLCVFSVDTSGEGLHKRGHKAAVGKAPMRETLAALFLRECGFEGSEAVVDPMCGSGTFVIEAAEIARGLAPGRSRAFAFERLASFDAAAWEQIRSTCEEKETSLTFFGSDRNAGAVEMAAANAARAGVDGCTSFAQAAVSDLQPPEGAPGLVIVNPPYGARIGNKKLLFALYGALGQTLKERFSGWRVGVVTSDTALAKATQLPFLPVGAPVAHGGLKIRLFRTDPLP
- a CDS encoding adenylate/guanylate cyclase domain-containing protein; this encodes MTRLRFPLRAKFFLFAVLLAVGPLILVAQNISRLTRDELKSAANEDLTSVAAELRTSFDNTFQGRWLTPLMVIRNGVDSPDLDIAQKVSLLTLGLQELPQVAALQLSVAGSDLPILVTNSKYSGRVIAAGLDPVEVLSTPADLITSISGTGQFGRPVISYMPEIDTWMATLVLPLNTYIAGREVTMAAKIDLDLLAQMVASHPFAQRGVIAIVDHAGRLVLTDQPRVIADRQIVASAMPLIVAGARADALQPYVRPDGEAVLGAYAFPSHFPWAVITELSEDNAYAVVNALTWQIAKVGLVGLVLAAMGAFFMSQGLTGPILKIGAVAQKVGQGDFAVRVRGVRSRDEIGQLAREVDQMIAHLAERLELMKFVSHSTMSAIRKAEDSGMRRGGERRRVSVIFTDIRGYTSFSESVPPETVVEVLNRYFDVQAGLVNKYGGDVDKFIGDALVAVFEGERMEERAVAASVEIIADLQKLLSVYPEYNLHVGIGVASGEVVMGATGARDRMDFTVLGSTVNLSARLCSKAASDQVLVDEASQNAASISGRFRFEPLPAVSLKGYAEPVPVFAANLRVPVRA